TGATCGATCAGGCCCGGGCGATCCTGGCCCTCTGGCACGACTCCAGCGACCTGCGTGAGGCGATGGCTTCCCCAGTTCTTGAGGTCGAAGGCAAGAAGGCAGCTCTCGAGCAACTCTTCGGCAAGGACATCTCCTCCTCCTTCCTCAACCTGCTCAAGCTGCTGGCCGACCGCCAGCGCATCGGCTTCCTCGATGCCGTTCTGGAACGGCTCCTGGATCTCTACCGCGAGCAGAACCAGATCGCCCTGGCCACCGTGACCTCGGCGAGTCCCCTGAGCGACGAGCAGCAGGCGCTGCTTGCCGAGAAGGCCAAGGCCGTGGCCGGCACCGACAAGGTGGAGATCAGCCTCGCGGTGGATCCTGCCCTGATCGGTGGGTTCGTCCTCAGTGTCGGTTCCCGGGTGATCGACGCCAGCCTCGCCGGTCAGGTGCGGCGCCTCGGCCTGACGCTCGCCAACGTGAGCTGACGCCTACCCCCCCTCCCCTTCTCTCCTCACTTCATCGCCTCCCCTCCGGGGACTCCCATCCATGGTTTCCATCCGCCCCGACGAGATCAGCGCCATCCTCAAGAAACAGATCGCCGACTACGACAAGTCGGTCTCTGTCAGCAACGTCGGTACCGTCCTGCAGATCGGTGATGGCATCGCCCGGGTCTACGGCCTGGAGCAGGTGATGGCCGGCGAGCTGGTGCTGTTCGAAGACGGCACCGAGGGCCTGGCGCTGAACCTGGAGGACGACAACGTCGGCGTCGTGCTGATGGGCGAGGGCCTGGGTATCCAGGAGGGCAGCACCGTCAAGGCCACCGGGCGCATCGCCGCCGTGCCGGTGGGCGACGCCATGCTGGGCCGGGTGGTGAACGCCCTGGGTCAGCCGATCGACGGCAAGGGTGAGATCGCCACCACCGAGACCCGCCTGATCGAGTCGATGGCGCCCGGCATCATCCAGCGCAAGTCGGTGCATGAGCCCATGCAGACCGGCATCACGGCCATCGACGCCATGATTCCCATCGGCCGGGGCCAGCGCGAGCTGATCATCGGCGACCGCCAGACCGGCAAGACCGCCATCTGCATCGACACGATCCTCAACCAGAAGGGTGAGGACGTCGTCTGCGTCTACGTGGCCATCGGCCAGAAGAACGCCTCGGTGGCCAACGTGGTGGAAGTGCTCCGCGAGCGCGGCGCCCTCGACTACACCGTGGTGGTGGCGGCCAGCGCCTCGGAAGCGGCGGCCCTCCAGTACCTGGCCCCCTACACCGGCGCGGCCATCGCCGAGTCCTTCATGTACAAGGGCAAAGCCACCCTGGTGGTGTACGACGACCTCACCAAGCAGGCCCAGGCCTACCGCCAGATGTCGCTGCTGCTGCGCCGTCCCCCCGGCCGTGAGGCCTACCCCGGCGACGTCTTCTACTGCCACAGCCGCCTGCTGGAGCGGGCCGCCAAGCTTTCCGACGCCATGGGCAAGGGCAGCATGACCGCCCTGCCGATCATCGAGACCCAGGCCGGCGACGTTTCGGCCTACATCCCCACCAACGTGATCTCGATCACCGACGGCCAGGTCTTCCTCAGCTCCGACCTGTTCAACTCCGGCCTGCGGCCCGCCATCAACGTGGGCATCTCCGTGAGCCGGGTGGGCGGCGCTGCCCAGACCAAGGCCATCAAGAAGATCGCCGGCACCCTGAAGCTGGAGCTGGCCCAGTTCGACGAACTGGCCGCCTTCTCCCAGTTCGCCTCCGATCTCGATGCCGCCACCCAGGCCCAGCTGGCCCGGGGCAAGCGTCTGCGTGAACTGCTCAAGCAGCCCCAGTTCAGCCCCCTGATCCTGGCTGAGCAGGTGGCGGTGGTCTACGCGGGTGTCAAGGGGCTGATCGACGATGTGCCCGTGGAGCTGGTGCCCCAGTTCGCCCGCGAGCTGCGCGAGTACCTCAAGAGCAACAAGCCCGAGTACATCAACAAGGTTCAGACCGAGAAGGTGCTGAGCGACGAATCCGAAGCCATGCTCAAGGAGGCGATCACCGAGGTCGCCTCCTCGATGCTGGCCGCCGCCTGAGGAGTCCCCCATGGCCAATCTCAAGGCAATCCGTGACAGGATCAGTTCGGTCAAGAACACCCGCAAGATCACCGAAGCCATGCGGCTGGTGGCCGCCGCCAAGGTGCGTCGCGCCCAGGAGCAGGTGCTGCGCACCCGCCCCTTCGCCGATCGCCTGGCCCGGGTGCTTCAGAACCTCGAGTCGCGCATGGGCTTCGAGGGGGCCGATTCCCCTCTGCTGGGAGAGCGCCGTCCGGTGAGCACCATCACCCTGCTGGTGGTCACCGGCGACCGGGGTCTCTGCGGCGGCTACAACGCCAACGTGATCCGCAGGGCCGAACAACGCTTCGCCGAGCTCAAGGGACAGGGCTTCACGGTGGACATGGTGCTGATGGGCCGCAAGGCCATCACCTACTTCACCAACCGCTCCTACCCGATCCGGGCCACCTTCACCGGCCTGGAGCAGGTGCCCACCTCCCAGGAGGCGGGCGAGATCGCCAACGAAGTGCTCGCCGAGTTCCTCTCCGCCAGCACCGACCGCGTGGAGATCGTCTTCACCCGCTTCATCAACCTGGTGAGCTCCCAGCCGGTGGTCCAGACCCTGCTGCCCCTCGATCCCCAGGGCATCGCCAGCTCCGACGATGAGATCTTCCGTCTCATCACCCGTGACGGCCGCCTCGGGGTGGAGATCGGCAAGGTGGAGAACGCCGAGCCGGCCCTGCAGCCGGACTTCGTGTTCGAGCAGAGCCCGGAGCAGCTGCTCAATGCCCTGCTGCCCCTCTACCTGGCCAACCAGCTGCTGCGCTCCCTCCAGGAAGCGGCCGCCAGCGAACTGGCCAGCCGGATGACGGCCATGAACAACGCCAGCGACAACGCCAAGGCGCTCGCCAAGACCCTCACCCTCGACTACAACAAGGCCCGGCAGGCGGCCATCACCCAGGAAATCCTGGAAGTGGTGGGTGGCGCGGCGGCCATGGGCTGACGTTCAGCCGTACCAACAACCCCGGATCTCCCTCTGGCGGCCATGCGCGTTTCACGCGCAACGCCGCCTACGGGAAGTCCGGGGTTTTCGGTCTCTGGGGGAGGTTGGCTTGGGATCAGTCGGGGTTGGGGCCGCTGGCGCCGGCGTGGGCCTGGAGCGCCAAGGCGAGGTGCGCCTGGAGGGCGCCGAGGGCGATCAGCTGGCGTGGGGAGCGGCCTTCGGTGGTGGCGGGGCCGCCGTTGCCGAGGGCTGCCAGGAGGCGCTGGCCGCTGCGGCTCCATTCGGCCAGCAGCCGCTCAAAAGCCTCACGTTCAGCGGTGGCTGCCGTGGGGAGCTCTCCCTGCTGCTCCGCTTCCACGGGGGCCTTACCCAGCATGGCCGCGAGCTGGCGGAAGCTCACCGAGGCGGGGACCAGGGAGTCGGTGTTGTTGTTCCGCTTCTCCATGGGAACGTTGAAGAGAATGGATCAACGTTATGGAGGAGATGGCGCTGCGAAAAGGGCGGCCGATGGGTGGAAGTCCGACCATCGGAAGCCCTCTGGAGGCCTGGCTCCCGGCGATTCCGACAGGGCCGTTCAGGGGGCCATCGTCTGTTCATTCACCGCCCATCCGGCGTCGATGCCCCCGGGAAGCATCTGGCCAAGATCCTCTCCCACCTCGCGGTCGATCAGACGGTTGAGCTTTTCGTTCATGGCCATCACGAGATCGCGATGCTTCTTCCCGGTTGAGGCAAGGTTCTTCATTTCATGGGGATCGGCCTGCACATCAAACAACTCCAGATCGTTGAACTGCTCAAGTTGTTCATAGGTACGGGGTCTGTTGTGCTGCTTCGGGGAGAAGTAGCGAGAAAAGACATGGCGCCCGTCATACACCGATCGAACGGCTCCCCGTTTCATCAGGTTGGGGACGATACCCACCTGCTTGAGCTGATCCGGCTTGCCCCCCTTTTGCAGGTGGCCAACGGCTTTGTAAAGGAAATCGCCATCGATGTAGGCGAGCATGTTGTAGTTGAACAGGATTCCTTCCCGCAGGCTGTCGATCGCTGCCCGTTCGGGAGCGGCGAGCAGAGTCGAGAAGTCCTTGCCCGGCAGCCCTCTCACGATCTCCGCTTTTCTGTCGGGCGCGACGCCAGTCAGGCCCACCAAGGTCGGGGCGAGGTCGAGATGGGAGGTGAGGGCCTGGCAGCGGTTGCCACCTGGATAGGCCGGATGGGCAACGATCAGGGGAACATGATTCTGCTCCCGATAGGCGACGGCGCCTTTGGCATGGAGCTGGTGTGCCCCATCCATGTCCCCGTGATCTGAGGTCAGAATCACGATCGTTCGCTCCCTCAGGCCGGCCGCATCCAGTTCGGCCAGCAGCGTGACGATGTTGCGGTCCACATCCTGCAGGCAGTTCAGATAGTAGTTATGCCTGCGCTTCCAGCGCGGGATCTCGTTGGGGATCTCGCCAACCAACGCGTCATGTGATTTCAGGAAGTCGCGATGGGCGGGTGGTCGTCCGGGCACATCCAAGGGCTGGGTGTGACTGGGAGGAAGGGAGAAAGCCCATTGCCTGGCATACAAGGGATCCTTCGGATCGCGGGCCACATGGACGATTCCCCGTTGGGCCTGAACCGTGGTACCAGGGGCATCGGTGTCGTAGAACATCACATCGTGGGGATTCACGAGATTGACAGCGAGAAACCAGGGCTTCCCCTGGGCCGCCAGCTCCCGTCCCTTCCCGCGTAACCAACTGATGCCCATGGCGGTGATCACGCCATCATGGAGATAGCCGCCCTGGGTATGGGCAATGATGTCGCCAACTCCGAAGTAGTCGGAGAACCCATAGGCTTCCATCTCCTCGGTGAAGATCTTGGTGGGTGTCCCCAGCTTGTTGACGGTTTCGAACTCCTTGGTCAGATGCCATTTTCCTTTATAGGCCGTGTAATAGCCTGCCTCCCGCAGCATGTGCCCGACGGTGCGGATATCGGTGGACAGGCTGCTGACCCACGGAAAATTCGTGTTGTCGAACATTCGCGTCTGCTGGATGTGTTGGCCCGTGTAGGCCACCGCCCGCGAAGGCGTGCAGACGCAGGAGTTGATGCGGTGATTGATGAAGCTGGTGCCCTGCTTGATGAGACGTTCATGGCCGGGAAGGCTGAAATCCCCAGGCAGTTCCCAGGGCTGAAAAAAGCGCTCCTGGTCAGTGAGAATGAAGAGGATGTTGTAGCGCTGAGCCCCGGACGCACCAGCAACCTTCGCTGCGCTGGCAGCGCTCGCCACCGATGCTCTGGCACCCGATGTCGATCCGTTGGCCACACCCAGTGCCACGGTGCCAGCTCCAGCCAGATGTAGAAACTTGCGTCTTGAAGTCATTGAATCGGGCAGCTCGAGTTGATGCAAGCTTGCTCGCTCAAGAAGGCCGGATGGGTCCCAGGACATTCAGCTTTATACGCTGCAACAATTCCAGAAAGTCTGCTGACGCCTTTGCCCGTGGCCGGTTGCCCTGGCGCTCACCCCAGGATTCGATGGTGCCCAGGCTTGTGATCTCCAATTCCAGGTATTGGCAGGCTTCATCCGTTCTCCTGCACAGCCGCCAGGACTGCGAGCGACAAGCAAGGTCCATCGTCTTGTGACGTCGCTATCCAGGGAAGTCCGAATCACCGCTGTCTTATCCTTCCCCATCGGCCACGACCATGGGCAGATGGACACTTCCATGGTCACACTGCCGGCCATGGAGACGACCTCGTGGGGACTGGCCAGAACGCCCCCGTCCGCCCCCATGGGAAGCGTAGGGCTGGACTCTTGAGGCTGCCGATGCCGCAGAGCTCCGGATTGTCCTGGGCCATGGTTTCGAGCTCGCTGAGCAGATCCACCCCTGGCAGAAGACAAAGAGAATGGCGGTTCGCAGCCGTCATAAAAGGATCCGTCCAGGGGGCAATCCTCGCAGGTCTAGCCCTTGTCGTTGAACAGCCGCAGGCAGGCCTCCATCACGTCGGGGATCGCCACGATCCGGGGTTCCAGCATCAGTTTGTCGCCATAGAGTCCATTCGGATCGTCGCTGCCGTCCATCCGTTCGTGGTGTTCCTGGATGATGCGGGCACTCGGCCTGGAAGAGGCAACGTCCTTGAAGACGTTGTGGCCAGCCTGGGCATGGTCCCTGATCAGGTCGGATTCATGATCGGTCAGTGTCCTCGGCTTGCAGAGGATTTCCGCCGGCACGTTCAACTTGCCGATGACATGGACGGAGGCGGCCAGTTGCAGTCCCTCCAGCTGCCGCACTGGCTGTCCCAGTTTCTGTCCGATGGCTGAGGCCAGTTTTCTCCACACTGTGCTGGTCGCCTGTGGTGGAGGGATCCCCCCTCCGGGACCGTGAGCAACTGCTTGTACAGCCTCTTGGTCTCCCGGAGAGTTCTGAGCTGCTCTTCTTCGGCGATCGCCCTGGCAGTCAGGCTGCCGAGACGGATGGCGATCGTGTCCAGCAGGAGACGTTCTTCCGCCAGAAAAGGCCCGTTGATGGCGGCGTCACAGCGTTCGATCTAGCCGACGTTCTCGTAGCTGTAGACGTCGGCGTTGGCTCTGATCGCCGATGAGCGAACCGATTGGCATCATCCAGATCACCCGTCTGATACACCTTCGCGCCAAGGGAAATTCTGGCAACGGTGTTGGCGGAATGCAGACAGGCTTCCGGGATGGCCTCAACGACCGTTTGAAGAATGTCGTCGAGTGTTTCTTGATCGTTGCCGATGATCTTCTCCATCTGATGGAGGCAGTGGAGGTCCTTGATCCGCCCCATCAGCGCCAGCTCCTTCGCCATCGTCACGGTGGCCTGGGCCACTGGGCCCATGTCCTTACTTGATGACAGGCTTCATCTGGCCCTCCCTTCGAGAGGAACAGACTTTCACGGAAGCTCCTGCAGCGGTGGTCGGTGCTGTTCTGTCGTCTTCACCGTCCACCGTTGTCGGTAACCCCGCACGCGTTGCGCGCCCCAGCGTCCACCGCTCTGGCGGGCGTCGCGGCACGGCGCTCCTGCCTGGGGATCCCGTGGCCCAGTTCATGGCATGGCAGGAAGAATGCTTCGAGGGAAGGATGCACGGCGTTTCCCACCACGGCGATGCCTTCCCGTTCGAGAAGGCAGGCCTGGGGGTCGCCGTTGGGATCCCGTTTGGGCACGCCCAGGCTTCCGTCTCCTGACACGACGCGATACCAGGGAACGTCCATCTTCGCGTTGTCGTCCAGCTGGCTGAGGATGTAGGCGACGTGTCTGGGCATCACCGCCAGATGTTCTCCGATGGATTGGTAGGTGGTGATTTTCGATTCGGGAATCGTCGTGACGATCCGGAGCACCTGTGCCTTGATGCGGGCGAAAGCCTCGGACTTTGTCATGGGGAACTAGTTCTGATCGCGCACAGAGATGATGACATTACCCTTCTTTCGTCCCGTGTCGACATAACGGTGGGCTTCCACAATCTGATCGATCGGATAGATCCGATCGATCACGGGTCGGAACGCTCCCGTCTCAGCCAGGGCGGCAAGCGTGAGCAGATCGTCGCGTTTCAGGCCAGCGGGACCGGCGATCACCGTGTGGCAGCTCGTCATCGACACCCACAGGCTCCGCAGCATGTCGGGCAACCCGGCCAGCACCAGCAACAGCCGCCCCCCATCCTTCAGGGATCGCCTGCAGCGAGAAAAGGGCGCCGTGCCGACCGTATCGACGATGAGGTCGTACGTTTGGCCGTTGCGGGTGAAGTCGTCCTGGGTGTAGTCGATGACATGGGCCGCCCCCAGGGAGCGCACCAGATCCATGCTGGCTCCGCTGCACACCCCGGTCAACTCGGTCCCGAAGTGGCGGGCCAGCTGCACAACGGCGCTCCCCACCGCGCCGGAGGCCCCATTCACCAGCACCTTGTCCCCGCGCTGAACCTTGCCACGCCGCAGGAAATCCAGGGCCGTCGTTCCGCCGAAGCAGAGGGCGGCGGCCGTCTCATCCGTGAGCGCGGGCGGTGTGGCCACCACCATGCCGTCCTGCGGCAGGACGATGTACTCGGCATGGCAGCCCAGGCGGACGTCGCTGAAGGCGAACACCCGCTCCCCCACCTTGAACCGGGTGACGTCCCTGCCGATCGCCGCGACCACCCCGGCCAGCTCCGAACCGAGGATCGGTTGCCTGGGCTTCCGCAGGCCGAACACCAGCCGCATGATCAGCCCGAACCCCGTGGGAACCGTCTGGCTTCGAATGCGCCAGTCCCCTGATGTGACGGTGGTGGCGTTGATTCGGATCAGGATTTCGTCGTCTTTGGGGGTGGGTATGGGCATCTCGATGATGCGCAGCACTTCGGGTGGCCCGTAGCGCTCAACGACGACGGCTTTCATGGCTGGTGGTCCTTGGGGATTGGGGGGGCGCCGGCGCAGGGCCCGAGGTCGCTGCCGAGAAACGCCGCGTAGGCCTTGGTGAGTCTTTCCTTGCCGCCGGTTTCCACCACAGCGCCGTGGGCCACGATCACCCTGTCGAAGTCCCACTGCAGGACAGCCTGCATGGCCCTCCGCAGCGAAGTCCTGTCGGAGGTGGCCAGGCGCTCGAGAATGGTGGGCTCCAGGCGAGCGTAACCGCCGCCGATCCGGGTGAGCCAGCGGGTGAGCCAGGGGGCGGAGGCATCGAAGTGGAAGGCGCTGTCCGTCAGGACGAGGGTCCTGCTCGGGGTGTGGCAGAAGGCCACCTCATGCAGCGGCGATGGGCCGGTGGGCCCCAGGGTGTGGAGCCCGCTCAGGCTGCACAGCAGCAATCCCGGCCATGGGGATGGCTCTTCCGCGTTGAGCAGACGGTCCAGCTCCAGATGGGGACACTTCTGCCTCAGGAAGGGCGGACCCCAGGAGATGGCCTGGGGAAAGCGCTGCTGGAAGGCCTGGAGATGGAGATGGTGGAAGGCGTTGGGCGCCACGATGTCGGTGACGACACCGATGGCGGCCAGTTCGATTTCGAGCTCAGGTGTTGGCTGGATCGGCGAAAGAATCACCAGCCGGTTGCTGTTCTCCAGGCGGATGACCGTCATCCGGGTGCCGATGCTCAGGCCGAAGTAGGTCTGCGGTTGTTCGGCCACCCAGAGATGATCGGCGAGGCGCCGCAGCATGGGTGTGGCCGATGGCTGGGCCAAACGTAAGGGCCTGGGCCAACGGGTGGTTGGCGTCAGCTGGCCGGGCGACGAATCCGCAGCATCGCGTTGCCGCCGCGCTGGAATTCGTAGGGCACCGGTTCGATCGCCACCGTGCAACCCTCCGCGCGCAGGGCTGCCCCACTCTCCTCCAGATGGGGCGACAATTCACCGCCCAGGGTGAGCAGCGGAAACACCCTCACCTCCTGCGCCACCCGGACCAGCTCCAGCAGCGAGGCCCGATGGAAGGCGGCATCCAGCTGCAGGCTGTACAGAAACAGCAGATGGGAGCAGAGCGCCAGCTCGAAGCTGGCGTCGGCGAAGGGCAGGAAAGGCAGCGTGGCTTCCACATAGCGCCCCTGCGCCACCCCGGCCGGATAGTCGTCCAGGAAGGCCCCCATGGCCTCCAGGCGTCGTCGGCCGAGTTCCTCGGGCGTGGGGATGGCCTCCCAGACGAAGTCGCTGTGGTTCTCCCGGATCTGTTCAATGACCTGGTCGTAGGTGGCGGCGATGCGGGAGCCGATCGCCTCCCGGCTGAAGCGATAGATCGGATCGCAGGAGATCACCGTCGTGCCCCTGCGGCTGGCTTCGGCGTTGAAGCTGGCCGGTCCATCCCCGCAGCCCAGGATCCGGCGCGCCAAGTCGTCCGCCGTGAGGGCGAACATGGCCCCGTACTCATCGAAGGAGCGGCCCCAGGGAACGACCTGATCCAGGGTGAACATGGTGGAGCCGGAGGGGTGAGGTCGCGCCAGGGAATGATGGTCCCGTTCCCTGCCAGCTGCCTCCCCGTTCTTTCCCCGTTCGCCCATGGCCGATGCCGCCGCCCCTGCCGCCCTGGCGATCGAGCCCCTGTTCCCGATGGCCCTGGGCCGGGTGCAGCTGGCGCCCGATCCCCTCGACACCGCCCTGCTGCTGCAGCGGGCCCTGGAGCTGCGGGAGCGGGACCCCAGTGAAGAGGGGGTGGCGTGGACCGGGGATGTGCGCGGCGCCGGGGAGTTGCACCGCAACCCCCTGTTCGCCCCCCTGATCGGCCGGCTGGCGCTCCATGCCTGGGAGTATCTGGCGGCGCTGGGGTTCGATCGCCGGCGCCTGGCCCTGCAGGTGCAGCGCAGTTGGCCGGTGATCAGCGAGGCCGGTGAGCAGGTGGGGCGCCACCACCACCCCAACGCCCACCTCAGCGCCATCTACTACCTCAATGGCGACGGCAGCGGCCGCAGCGGCTGCCTGCGCCTGTTCGCCCCCCGGCAGGTGAACGAGCTGGTGCCGGGGCTGGCGGTGGGCCAGGACGGGCCGATCGGGGCCGATGCCACCCTCAACCGCCCCTGGCACGACGTGGCCCCCCGGGCGGGGCTGCTGCTGCTGTTCCCCTCGTCGGTGGACCATGCGGTGCTGCCCAACGGGGACACCGAGGACACCCGCTTCTCACTCAGCATCGACTTCGTCCTCACGGCCCCGGCGAACGCGCCCGATCCGGGTGAGTACCTTGCCCCCCACCCCGGTCGCTGGCTGGCGATCGGGGAGGATGGGACCGAGCCGGGAGCCTGAGCCGCCCTGCCAACGCCGCCCCTCCCCGATCCCCCCGCCGTGTCTGAGACCACCCCAGCGACCACCCCAGCCACCACGCCGGAGCTTTCCGTCTTCCAGATCAGCGCCAGCCTGGATGGCACCTCCTACAGCTTTCCCTGTCGCAGCGATCAGACGGTGCTGAGCGCCGCTGAGGCGGCCGGGGTGCCCCTGCCCAGCTCCTGCTGCTCGGGCGTCTGCACCACCTGTGCCGCCCTGCTGCGCAGTGGCACGGTGCACCAGCCCGATGCCATGGGCGTGAAGGCCGACCTTCAGGCCAAGGGCTATGCCCTGTTGTGCGTCTCCTATCCCC
This genomic stretch from Cyanobium gracile PCC 6307 harbors:
- a CDS encoding TIGR02466 family protein; the protein is MADAAAPAALAIEPLFPMALGRVQLAPDPLDTALLLQRALELRERDPSEEGVAWTGDVRGAGELHRNPLFAPLIGRLALHAWEYLAALGFDRRRLALQVQRSWPVISEAGEQVGRHHHPNAHLSAIYYLNGDGSGRSGCLRLFAPRQVNELVPGLAVGQDGPIGADATLNRPWHDVAPRAGLLLLFPSSVDHAVLPNGDTEDTRFSLSIDFVLTAPANAPDPGEYLAPHPGRWLAIGEDGTEPGA
- a CDS encoding 2Fe-2S iron-sulfur cluster-binding protein, with product MSASLDGTSYSFPCRSDQTVLSAAEAAGVPLPSSCCSGVCTTCAALLRSGTVHQPDAMGVKADLQAKGYALLCVSYPLADLDLVAGQEDALYEAQFGQFQK
- a CDS encoding F0F1 ATP synthase subunit gamma; translated protein: MANLKAIRDRISSVKNTRKITEAMRLVAAAKVRRAQEQVLRTRPFADRLARVLQNLESRMGFEGADSPLLGERRPVSTITLLVVTGDRGLCGGYNANVIRRAEQRFAELKGQGFTVDMVLMGRKAITYFTNRSYPIRATFTGLEQVPTSQEAGEIANEVLAEFLSASTDRVEIVFTRFINLVSSQPVVQTLLPLDPQGIASSDDEIFRLITRDGRLGVEIGKVENAEPALQPDFVFEQSPEQLLNALLPLYLANQLLRSLQEAAASELASRMTAMNNASDNAKALAKTLTLDYNKARQAAITQEILEVVGGAAAMG
- a CDS encoding NAD(P)-dependent alcohol dehydrogenase, which produces MKAVVVERYGPPEVLRIIEMPIPTPKDDEILIRINATTVTSGDWRIRSQTVPTGFGLIMRLVFGLRKPRQPILGSELAGVVAAIGRDVTRFKVGERVFAFSDVRLGCHAEYIVLPQDGMVVATPPALTDETAAALCFGGTTALDFLRRGKVQRGDKVLVNGASGAVGSAVVQLARHFGTELTGVCSGASMDLVRSLGAAHVIDYTQDDFTRNGQTYDLIVDTVGTAPFSRCRRSLKDGGRLLLVLAGLPDMLRSLWVSMTSCHTVIAGPAGLKRDDLLTLAALAETGAFRPVIDRIYPIDQIVEAHRYVDTGRKKGNVIISVRDQN
- a CDS encoding HD domain-containing phosphohydrolase — encoded protein: MRQLEGLQLAASVHVIGKLNVPAEILCKPRTLTDHESDLIRDHAQAGHNVFKDVASSRPSARIIQEHHERMDGSDDPNGLYGDKLMLEPRIVAIPDVMEACLRLFNDKG
- a CDS encoding DUF4336 domain-containing protein, producing MLRRLADHLWVAEQPQTYFGLSIGTRMTVIRLENSNRLVILSPIQPTPELEIELAAIGVVTDIVAPNAFHHLHLQAFQQRFPQAISWGPPFLRQKCPHLELDRLLNAEEPSPWPGLLLCSLSGLHTLGPTGPSPLHEVAFCHTPSRTLVLTDSAFHFDASAPWLTRWLTRIGGGYARLEPTILERLATSDRTSLRRAMQAVLQWDFDRVIVAHGAVVETGGKERLTKAYAAFLGSDLGPCAGAPPIPKDHQP
- the atpH gene encoding ATP synthase F1 subunit delta, which produces MPLLNTITTPYADAFLQVCDANGDTEAVIDQARAILALWHDSSDLREAMASPVLEVEGKKAALEQLFGKDISSSFLNLLKLLADRQRIGFLDAVLERLLDLYREQNQIALATVTSASPLSDEQQALLAEKAKAVAGTDKVEISLAVDPALIGGFVLSVGSRVIDASLAGQVRRLGLTLANVS
- a CDS encoding MGMT family protein — translated: MTKSEAFARIKAQVLRIVTTIPESKITTYQSIGEHLAVMPRHVAYILSQLDDNAKMDVPWYRVVSGDGSLGVPKRDPNGDPQACLLEREGIAVVGNAVHPSLEAFFLPCHELGHGIPRQERRAATPARAVDAGARNACGVTDNGGR
- a CDS encoding sulfatase-like hydrolase/transferase, with product MASAASAAKVAGASGAQRYNILFILTDQERFFQPWELPGDFSLPGHERLIKQGTSFINHRINSCVCTPSRAVAYTGQHIQQTRMFDNTNFPWVSSLSTDIRTVGHMLREAGYYTAYKGKWHLTKEFETVNKLGTPTKIFTEEMEAYGFSDYFGVGDIIAHTQGGYLHDGVITAMGISWLRGKGRELAAQGKPWFLAVNLVNPHDVMFYDTDAPGTTVQAQRGIVHVARDPKDPLYARQWAFSLPPSHTQPLDVPGRPPAHRDFLKSHDALVGEIPNEIPRWKRRHNYYLNCLQDVDRNIVTLLAELDAAGLRERTIVILTSDHGDMDGAHQLHAKGAVAYREQNHVPLIVAHPAYPGGNRCQALTSHLDLAPTLVGLTGVAPDRKAEIVRGLPGKDFSTLLAAPERAAIDSLREGILFNYNMLAYIDGDFLYKAVGHLQKGGKPDQLKQVGIVPNLMKRGAVRSVYDGRHVFSRYFSPKQHNRPRTYEQLEQFNDLELFDVQADPHEMKNLASTGKKHRDLVMAMNEKLNRLIDREVGEDLGQMLPGGIDAGWAVNEQTMAP
- the atpA gene encoding F0F1 ATP synthase subunit alpha; the protein is MVSIRPDEISAILKKQIADYDKSVSVSNVGTVLQIGDGIARVYGLEQVMAGELVLFEDGTEGLALNLEDDNVGVVLMGEGLGIQEGSTVKATGRIAAVPVGDAMLGRVVNALGQPIDGKGEIATTETRLIESMAPGIIQRKSVHEPMQTGITAIDAMIPIGRGQRELIIGDRQTGKTAICIDTILNQKGEDVVCVYVAIGQKNASVANVVEVLRERGALDYTVVVAASASEAAALQYLAPYTGAAIAESFMYKGKATLVVYDDLTKQAQAYRQMSLLLRRPPGREAYPGDVFYCHSRLLERAAKLSDAMGKGSMTALPIIETQAGDVSAYIPTNVISITDGQVFLSSDLFNSGLRPAINVGISVSRVGGAAQTKAIKKIAGTLKLELAQFDELAAFSQFASDLDAATQAQLARGKRLRELLKQPQFSPLILAEQVAVVYAGVKGLIDDVPVELVPQFARELREYLKSNKPEYINKVQTEKVLSDESEAMLKEAITEVASSMLAAA